The following are encoded together in the Thalassolituus oleivorans MIL-1 genome:
- a CDS encoding FKBP-type peptidyl-prolyl cis-trans isomerase, giving the protein MNILLIVVIAALLVYGLMRAGVGGKGAAATAAEGEAFLAENRDKHGVTETSSGLQYEVLKQGHGDRHPTASDKVLVHYHGTLLNGNVFDSSVKRGEPIAFGLNQVIPGWTEGVQLMTVGEKTRFYVPANLAYGSRRVGDIPAGSLLIFDVELLEIQS; this is encoded by the coding sequence TTGAATATTTTGTTGATCGTGGTGATTGCTGCTTTGCTTGTTTATGGCTTAATGCGCGCAGGTGTTGGTGGTAAAGGTGCGGCGGCAACCGCGGCAGAAGGTGAGGCTTTTTTGGCCGAAAATCGCGATAAGCACGGTGTCACTGAAACCAGTTCAGGACTGCAGTACGAGGTACTCAAGCAAGGGCATGGTGATCGTCATCCTACGGCTTCCGACAAAGTGCTGGTGCATTATCATGGCACGTTACTGAACGGTAATGTTTTTGATAGCTCGGTTAAACGTGGTGAGCCGATTGCGTTTGGCTTAAATCAAGTGATTCCTGGTTGGACCGAAGGTGTTCAGCTCATGACCGTTGGTGAAAAAACACGTTTTTATGTACCGGCAAATTTAGCATACGGCAGCCGTCGCGTTGGTGATATTCCTGCGGGGTCGTTATTAATTTTTGATGTCGAATTGCTCGAAATTCAAAGCTAG
- a CDS encoding DEAD/DEAH box helicase: MATFSNLLTHPLLLQRLAQLKYESPTPIQLAAIPLVLAGKDLMAAAPTGTGKTAAFVLPVLQLMAQHPRPLNEYDKALPRVLVIAPTRELAQQLEASLNQYGKLTDQKVLMLCGGQDNARQRQDALKGCDIVVATPGRLYELMNNRILDFEALQCLILDEADRLLDMGFADDLQLIIKRLPATRQNLMFSATSSEPVRELAAMIMPNATALGQAQANRTSIDVKQWLVPVDHTDKGNATITLLRENKWSQVLIFTKTKAGANVLLEQLKEEGFKAEALHGDKHQSERNRILNAFKTHKLPILVATDIAARGLDIANLPAVVNHDLPPVAEDYIHRIGRTGRAGEKGVAISLVAAHEIDTLSEIEQLIGRILPRKDLIGHVPNHRVPDSAPKSRKRKEEQPLGKKANKRRSNKATPPRNTGTGERKKAGGDRSAENNGNSLFAGRKNITKRSID; the protein is encoded by the coding sequence ATGGCAACGTTTTCAAACCTACTAACACACCCGCTGCTACTACAACGTTTAGCGCAATTAAAATACGAATCCCCTACACCGATTCAGCTAGCTGCCATTCCTTTGGTGCTTGCCGGTAAAGATTTAATGGCTGCAGCACCTACCGGAACCGGCAAAACAGCCGCCTTCGTATTGCCGGTATTACAACTGATGGCGCAACACCCGCGTCCGTTGAATGAATACGATAAAGCCTTACCGCGAGTGTTGGTCATTGCGCCCACGCGTGAACTAGCACAACAGCTCGAAGCCAGCCTAAATCAATACGGCAAGTTAACCGATCAAAAAGTACTCATGCTTTGTGGCGGGCAAGATAACGCACGCCAGCGTCAAGACGCACTCAAAGGCTGCGACATTGTTGTCGCGACGCCAGGTCGTTTATACGAGCTGATGAATAACCGCATCCTCGATTTTGAAGCATTGCAGTGTTTGATTTTGGATGAAGCTGATCGCCTATTAGATATGGGCTTTGCCGATGACTTACAGCTGATTATTAAACGCTTACCGGCCACCCGCCAAAATCTGATGTTCTCCGCGACATCAAGCGAGCCAGTACGTGAACTGGCCGCTATGATCATGCCCAATGCCACCGCACTCGGTCAGGCTCAAGCAAACCGCACCAGCATTGATGTTAAGCAATGGCTAGTGCCAGTAGATCATACCGATAAAGGCAACGCGACCATCACCCTGCTGCGCGAAAATAAATGGTCACAAGTGCTGATTTTTACTAAGACCAAAGCCGGTGCTAATGTTTTATTAGAGCAATTAAAAGAAGAAGGCTTTAAAGCCGAAGCATTACATGGTGATAAACACCAAAGCGAACGCAATCGTATTTTAAATGCCTTTAAAACGCATAAATTACCGATATTAGTTGCTACCGACATCGCGGCTCGCGGTTTAGATATTGCAAACCTACCAGCAGTGGTTAACCACGATCTCCCGCCAGTGGCCGAAGATTATATTCACCGTATTGGTCGTACCGGTCGTGCTGGTGAAAAAGGCGTGGCGATTTCATTAGTGGCGGCGCACGAAATTGATACGCTCAGCGAGATCGAACAACTGATTGGCCGCATACTGCCGCGCAAAGATTTAATTGGCCACGTACCGAATCACCGCGTGCCCGATAGCGCGCCTAAAAGCCGCAAGCGCAAAGAAGAACAACCGCTGGGTAAAAAAGCCAACAAACGTCGTAGCAATAAAGCGACGCCGCCGCGTAATACCGGTACTGGTGAACGCAAAAAAGCCGGTGGCGATCGCTCTGCCGAGAATAATGGTAACTCGTTATTTGCTGGCCGTAAGAATATAACCAAGCGCAGTATTGACTGA
- a CDS encoding zinc-dependent peptidase, whose amino-acid sequence MWKAFKAQLARWLGLSSEVALPEWQASWSQFLSQHVAFYRHLSLDDQRLFEQRCLLFLATTPVIGGVAVDVTDDDRLLVAASAVIPVWGFPHWHYVNLKGVFLLPSRFNEHFECGGPDALISGMVGTGPMAGKMALSKPDLHLGFNNDRDKHNVGIHEFVHLVDMADGACDGFPERLSEFAVSLPWLSFVQQKIREVELNNSNIRDYAATNSAEFFAVASEYFFERPKMLQQKHPKLYQYLTDFYQQNMAEMQSDLQPFKNSPCPCGSGKKYKRCCMKKA is encoded by the coding sequence ATGTGGAAGGCATTTAAAGCTCAGTTAGCGCGTTGGCTGGGCTTATCTTCGGAGGTGGCTTTGCCTGAATGGCAAGCCTCTTGGTCGCAGTTTTTATCTCAGCATGTTGCCTTTTATCGGCACCTTTCTCTTGATGATCAGCGTTTGTTTGAGCAACGTTGTTTATTATTTTTAGCCACCACTCCGGTGATTGGCGGCGTTGCCGTTGATGTCACGGATGATGATCGTTTGCTGGTGGCCGCCAGTGCCGTGATTCCGGTTTGGGGCTTTCCGCATTGGCATTACGTTAATTTAAAAGGCGTATTTCTACTGCCAAGCCGTTTTAATGAACACTTTGAATGCGGCGGTCCCGATGCGCTGATTTCCGGCATGGTGGGTACAGGCCCTATGGCCGGTAAGATGGCCTTAAGTAAACCGGATTTACATCTCGGTTTTAATAATGACCGCGACAAACATAATGTCGGCATTCATGAATTTGTGCATTTGGTCGATATGGCCGATGGTGCTTGTGATGGCTTTCCTGAGCGGTTATCTGAGTTTGCGGTGAGCTTGCCTTGGTTGAGTTTTGTGCAGCAAAAAATTCGCGAAGTAGAACTGAATAATTCCAATATTCGTGATTATGCGGCGACCAATTCGGCGGAGTTTTTTGCTGTGGCTTCGGAGTATTTTTTTGAACGGCCGAAAATGCTGCAGCAGAAGCATCCGAAGCTGTATCAATACTTAACCGATTTTTATCAGCAGAATATGGCTGAAATGCAGAGCGACTTACAGCCCTTTAAAAACAGTCCTTGCCCATGTGGTAGCGGTAAAAAATATAAGCGTTGCTGCATGAAAAAAGCCTAG
- the putA gene encoding bifunctional proline dehydrogenase/L-glutamate gamma-semialdehyde dehydrogenase PutA — translation MLETLQPDAIVNGSYASLSCSQWFQHIRHLYAPDETSWVRSLAASVPSQQVHQASLQAATLVHELRAQREHLPLFERFMQEYSLSSQEGLTLMVLAEALLRIPDRRTRDALIRAEMSHVNWKQHLGHSDSFWVNMATRGLIAGATFASWSQDHNDDPSQRSRTIFEQLVGHSGEPFVRAALQRAMQLLGDQFVVGHTIDQALSNAGRMASDKICYSFDMLGEAAMTEDDAESYANSYLMALQRIAASQKTDGHPHSLSIKLSALHPRYEESQHPRLISELGGRLASLVREARQLNVAITLDAEEADRLELSLSIFQSVFEQEAIGWGGFGMAVQAYSKRALPVLGWLNQLALEHDTHIKVRLVKGAYWDTEIKLCQQRGLEGYPIFTRKAHTDISYLACTRFLLCHTPGLTPQFATHNAQTVAAITNMADALKPTPSYEFQRLHGMGEALYAHWHTRRNEPVRVYAPVGEHQQLLPYLVRRLLENGANTSFVHHLWDDEVAPETLTRSPLELARDLNYSANPATPLPCDIYGKNRRNSHGINLNISLQRELLFDDMRRWSSHQWEARPITATTGKGALLADKPVIAPFTAQYQIGRSQWFNPDNIAAVMNAGAAGFERWRLLAPRYANQERKAWLMLLASALENHSAELITLCVLEAGKTVQDSIDELREAVDFCRYYARQIDVHFAQPNKLTGPTGECNELYYEGRGVWLCISPWNFPLAIFIGQIAAALAAGNSVIAKPAEATSLIAARAVEIAHQVGIPKDLLQFLPGSGVDIGSAAFNDINLAGVAFTGSHKTARQIALQLAQRNGAMVPFIAETGGQNAMIVDSTALPEQVVRDVLRSAFGSAGQRCSALRVLCLQDDIADEVIRLLSGAMLELSVGDPLSLSTDVGPVIDSRAQHYLLRHIRWLEQHAKCVGKAPKAPEEGTFVTPVAYEITDFEALREEHFGPILHIYRYSAKSLNTLISNINSLGFGLTLSVHSRNPDTASRIERGIRVGNVYVNRDQIGAVVGVQPFGGMGLSGTGPKAGGPNYLLRFATERTRTINTSAVGGNADLLRGNDDLIADEDDITSE, via the coding sequence ATGCTTGAGACATTACAACCCGATGCCATCGTTAACGGTTCTTATGCTTCCTTAAGTTGCAGTCAGTGGTTTCAACACATTCGTCACCTTTATGCCCCTGACGAAACCAGTTGGGTGAGATCACTAGCCGCCTCCGTTCCCTCGCAACAAGTACATCAAGCCAGCCTGCAAGCGGCTACTTTAGTTCACGAGCTCAGAGCACAGCGTGAACACCTGCCCTTATTCGAACGTTTTATGCAGGAATATAGCCTGAGTAGCCAAGAGGGCTTAACCCTTATGGTGCTGGCCGAAGCCTTGTTACGCATTCCAGATCGACGCACCCGTGATGCACTTATTCGGGCAGAAATGAGCCATGTGAACTGGAAGCAGCACTTAGGTCACTCAGATTCTTTTTGGGTCAATATGGCGACCCGAGGGCTCATAGCAGGTGCCACATTCGCTAGCTGGAGCCAAGATCACAATGACGATCCAAGTCAACGTAGCCGAACTATCTTCGAGCAGCTTGTCGGCCACTCAGGTGAACCTTTTGTTCGCGCTGCGCTGCAACGAGCTATGCAGCTTTTAGGAGACCAATTTGTCGTAGGCCATACCATCGATCAAGCCCTTAGCAATGCAGGCCGTATGGCATCGGATAAAATATGTTACTCATTCGATATGCTTGGCGAAGCCGCGATGACAGAGGACGACGCCGAAAGCTATGCCAATAGCTACTTAATGGCCCTACAACGCATAGCCGCAAGTCAAAAGACCGACGGCCACCCACACTCATTGTCCATTAAACTTTCGGCCCTTCATCCGCGTTATGAAGAAAGCCAACATCCTCGCCTGATTTCAGAATTAGGAGGACGCTTAGCAAGCTTAGTAAGAGAGGCAAGACAACTTAACGTCGCCATCACCTTGGACGCTGAAGAAGCCGATCGCTTAGAACTATCGCTCAGTATTTTTCAGTCGGTATTCGAACAAGAAGCCATCGGCTGGGGCGGTTTTGGCATGGCCGTGCAAGCCTATAGCAAACGCGCTTTACCCGTGCTCGGTTGGCTCAACCAACTGGCACTAGAGCACGACACTCACATCAAAGTAAGGCTGGTTAAAGGCGCGTATTGGGATACTGAAATCAAGCTTTGCCAACAACGTGGCCTTGAGGGTTATCCGATCTTCACACGTAAAGCACACACGGATATATCTTACTTAGCCTGTACACGTTTTTTACTGTGCCACACCCCTGGGCTTACCCCCCAATTTGCTACCCACAACGCCCAAACAGTGGCTGCGATTACCAATATGGCGGATGCACTAAAGCCCACACCTAGTTATGAATTTCAGCGCCTACATGGCATGGGGGAAGCGCTTTATGCGCACTGGCACACCCGCAGAAACGAACCCGTTAGAGTTTACGCTCCCGTCGGCGAACATCAGCAATTATTGCCTTACCTCGTGCGAAGACTATTGGAAAACGGTGCCAACACGTCATTCGTGCATCACTTATGGGACGACGAAGTAGCCCCCGAAACACTCACTCGATCGCCATTAGAACTGGCGCGCGATCTAAATTATTCCGCAAACCCAGCCACCCCTTTACCCTGCGATATATATGGCAAGAATCGTCGAAATTCACATGGGATTAATTTAAATATCTCATTGCAACGCGAATTATTATTCGATGATATGCGCCGCTGGAGCAGTCATCAGTGGGAAGCCAGACCCATTACCGCAACCACAGGTAAAGGCGCTCTACTCGCCGACAAACCGGTCATCGCTCCTTTCACAGCGCAATACCAAATTGGTCGCAGCCAGTGGTTCAACCCTGATAATATTGCCGCCGTCATGAATGCTGGAGCGGCAGGATTTGAGCGCTGGCGTTTACTCGCCCCTCGCTATGCCAACCAAGAGCGCAAAGCCTGGCTGATGCTGCTCGCCAGCGCGCTCGAAAACCACAGCGCTGAGCTTATAACGCTGTGTGTATTAGAAGCCGGAAAAACCGTACAAGACAGTATTGATGAATTACGCGAGGCAGTGGATTTTTGTCGTTATTATGCCCGCCAAATTGATGTACATTTCGCGCAACCCAATAAGCTCACTGGGCCAACCGGTGAATGCAATGAGCTGTATTACGAAGGTCGCGGTGTATGGCTATGTATTAGTCCTTGGAATTTTCCTTTGGCCATTTTTATTGGACAAATTGCCGCCGCCTTAGCAGCAGGAAACTCGGTCATCGCCAAACCCGCTGAAGCTACATCACTCATTGCTGCGCGCGCCGTAGAAATTGCTCATCAAGTTGGCATTCCAAAAGACTTATTACAATTCCTGCCCGGCAGTGGTGTAGACATTGGCAGCGCCGCATTTAACGATATTAATTTAGCCGGTGTTGCATTTACAGGATCACATAAGACAGCTCGACAAATTGCCCTGCAACTGGCACAGCGCAATGGTGCAATGGTGCCCTTTATCGCCGAAACCGGCGGTCAAAATGCCATGATAGTTGATTCCACCGCCTTACCCGAACAAGTAGTACGCGATGTGTTACGCAGCGCCTTTGGCAGTGCCGGTCAACGTTGTTCCGCCTTGCGTGTACTCTGCCTGCAAGACGACATTGCTGACGAGGTAATCAGGCTACTCAGCGGTGCCATGCTAGAACTGAGTGTGGGCGACCCACTCTCGCTCAGCACGGACGTGGGCCCAGTCATTGATAGCCGTGCCCAACATTATTTACTGCGTCACATTCGCTGGTTAGAGCAACATGCGAAGTGCGTCGGCAAGGCACCCAAAGCCCCTGAAGAAGGCACCTTCGTCACTCCTGTTGCCTATGAAATTACCGACTTTGAAGCCCTACGCGAAGAACACTTTGGACCGATTTTGCATATCTATCGCTACAGTGCAAAATCACTCAACACCCTCATCAGCAACATTAATAGCTTGGGATTCGGCCTGACTCTAAGCGTTCATAGTCGCAATCCCGATACTGCCAGCCGCATTGAACGAGGTATTCGAGTAGGCAATGTTTATGTGAATCGCGATCAAATTGGTGCGGTCGTTGGGGTACAACCTTTTGGCGGCATGGGGCTATCAGGAACAGGACCGAAAGCCGGCGGGCCTAATTATCTATTGCGTTTTGCGACAGAGCGCACCCGCACCATAAATACCAGCGCGGTAGGCGGTAATGCAGACTTACTGCGCGGCAATGATGATTTGATCGCAGATGAGGACGATATCACGAGCGAATAA